Proteins from a genomic interval of Haliaeetus albicilla chromosome 13, bHalAlb1.1, whole genome shotgun sequence:
- the LOC138688863 gene encoding prolactin-releasing peptide receptor-like, with product MEGDGANATVYELALRNRSNTSMQFTGVQLIQSFKPLIIPCYTLVVLIGIFGNYLLLYVICKTKKMHNVTNFFIGNLAFSDMLMCATCVPFTLAYAFNPQGWVFGKFLCYFVFLMQPMTVYVSVFTLTAIAVDRYYATVHPLKKRISVTSCISVVGGIWLLSCGLVAPAIAHTYHVEFRQEGFAICEEFWMEKETQRLAYAYGTLIVTYILPLSAVSLSYICISVKLRNRVVPGHPTQSQAEFDRLRKRKIFRLIVLVVAAFGVCWLPIHVFNIIRDIDINLINKHYFLLIQLLCHWFAMSSSCCNPFLYAWLHDRFRGELRKMFTCKRKTIPAKNCGAAGGVL from the exons ATGGAGGGGGACGGGGCCAACGCCACCGTCTACGAGCTCGCCCTGCGGAACCGCTCCAACACCAGCATGCAGTTCACCGGGGTGCAGCTCATCCAGTCCTTCAAACCCCTCATCATCCCCTGCTACACCCTCGTTGTCCTCATCGGCATCTTCGGCAACTACCTGCTCCTCTATGTCATCTGCAAGACGAAGAAGATGCACAACGTCACCAACTTCTTCATCGGGAACCTGGCTTTCTCCGACATGCTGATGTGTGCCACGTGTGTGCCCTTCACCCTGGCCTACGCCTTCAACCCCCAGGGCTGGGTTTTCGGGAAGTTTTTGTGCTACTTCGTCTTCCTGATGCAGCCCATGACTGTCTACGTCTCTGTCTTCACGCTCACGGCCATTGCGGTTGACAG GTACTACGCCACCGTGCACCCCCTGAAGAAGCGCATCTCGGTCACCAGCTGCATCTCTGTGGTGGGGGGCATCTGGCTGCTCTCCTGCGGGCTGGTGGCCCCCGCCATCGCCCACACGTACCACGTGGAGTTTCGGCAGGAGGGTTTCGCCATCTGCGAGGAGTTCTGGATGGAGAAGGAGACGCAGcgcctggcctatgcctacgGCACCCTGATCGTCACCTACATCCTGCCCCTCTCCGCCGTCTCCCTCTCCTACATCTGCATCTCAGTGAAGCTGAGGAACCGAGTGGTGCCTGGCCACCCCACGCAGAGCCAAGCCGAGTTCGACCgcctgaggaagaggaagatcTTCCGCCTCATCGTGCTGGTGGTGGCAGCCTTTGGGGTCTGCTGGCTCCCCATCCATGTCTTCAACATCATCCGTGACATCGACATCAATCTCATCAACAAGCACTATTTCCTCCTCATCCAGCTGCTCTGCCACTGGTTCGCCATGAGCTCCTCCTGCTGCAACCCCTTCCTCTATGCCTGGCTCCACGACCGCTTCCGCGGGGAGCTCCGGAAGATGTTCACCTGCAAGAGGAAGACTATCCCCGCCAAGAACTGTGGGGCTGCTGGCGGCGTGCTCTGA
- the RAB11FIP1 gene encoding rab11 family-interacting protein 1 isoform X2: MSGPGLAPAWVPTHVQVTVLRARGLRAKAAAGGGGSDAYTVMAVGRDKFSTSVAERCQGEPLWREEATFELPPPPRPAALRLTVLHRALVGLDKFLGRAEVDLAALRADGGRRHTRWYKLRSKPGKKEKERGEIEVDIQFMRSNMTASMFDLSMKDKSRSPFGKLKDKLKGKRSSGLSDTASAIIPSTTHSPVDSEDESVEKEKKKSKFKTLFSKPGLQKTSLSQSMSVLPTQQPVTERVRLRPSDFQSQWDDEESETSPTSEKAFGNAVEEKSSPSPVFKSRKTATLDSRQLNQVTTNHTKKEGLSLFSGLKSKTDPISKSSLCINGSHVYMEESVKKDNTPASSPSPHNFRRKQLFASEENLSSGSTKGPEEMGRTSPSHAFSGSASLETFKSMTLPSYKLLSSEEYLETSVPPSVEVIKETKKPDHKKSALLSLVTGKKEAVKTSDAENVPDRTPQDEENKVPEEKSEQEAKRLELPTNLSRGNPSEDSHRAEGVFANKQPLNPFEEERKPEKATAPAKTKAVKPRLHPVKPMNATANKSQSKNLNVISTMNEKLLEMNVKKYDPSDPAYAYAQLTHDELIQLVLKQKDTITKKDVQVRELEDYIDNLLVRVMEETPNILRVSASGNKKAGKM; the protein is encoded by the exons ATGTCGGGCCCGGGCCTGGCGCCGGCCTGGGTGCCCACCCACGTGCAGGTGACGGTGCTGCGGGCGCGGGGTCTGCGGGCcaaggcggcggcgggcggcggcggcagcgacGCCTACACCGTGATGGCGGTGGGCCGCGACAAGTTCTCCACCTCGGTGGCGGAGCGGTGCCAGGGGGAGCCGCTCTGGCGGGAGGAGGCCACCTTCgagctgccgccgccgccgcggcccgccGCCCTCCGCCTCACCGTCCTGCACCGCGCCCTCGTCGGCCTCGACAAGTTCCTGGGACGCGCCGAGGTGGACCTGGCGGCGCTGCGGGCCGACGGCGGGCGGCGGCACACCag GTGGTACAAGCTTCGCTCCAAAccagggaaaaaggaaaaggagagaggtgaGATTGAAGTGGATATCCAGTTTATGAGGAGCAACATGACAGCCAGTATGTTTGATCTGTCCATGAAAGACAAGTCTCGCTCTCCCTTTGGCAAGCTCAAAGACAAGctcaaggggaagaggagcagcGGCCTTTCTGACACGGCATCGGCAATCATTCCCAGCACGACTCACTCCCCCGTTGACAGTGAAGATGAGTCCgttgagaaggaaaagaagaaatcaaagttCAAAACCCTGTTTTCCAAACCTGGCCTGCAGAAGACCTCCCTCTCCCAGTCCATGTCAGTCCTTCCGACACAGCAGCCCGTCACCGAGAGGGTTCGGCTTCGGCCCAGCGACTTCCAGTCGCAATGGGACGATGAGGAGTCTGAGACCTCTCCAACCTCAGAAA aagcCTTTGGAAATGCCGTGGAAGAGAAGTCCTCTCCTTCTCCTGTATTTAAATCTCGTAAAACAGCAACTTTGGACAGCAGGCAACTAAACCAAGTAACCACTAACCACACCAAGAAAGAAGGGCTCTCTTTATTCAGTGGCCTTAAATCCAAAACCGATCCCATTTCCAAGTCTAGTCTGTGTATCAATGGCAGTCATGTTTATATGGAAGAGAGCGTAAAGAAGGACAACACTCCagcctcttccccctctcctcacAACTTCAGGAGAAAGCAGCTCTTTGCTTCAGAAGAGAACCTGTCTTCTGGATCTACTAAAGGACCTGAAGAGATGGGAAGAACATCTCCTAGTCATGCTTTCTCTGGGTCTGCATCTCTGGAGACCTTTAAATCTATGACTTTGCCATCATACAAATTGCTTAGCAGTGAAGAATACCTGGAAACCAGTGTTCCTCCGAGTGTCGAGGTTATTAAAGAGACCAAAAAACCAGACCACAAAAAGTCTGCCTTGCTGTCTCTGGTCactgggaagaaggaagcagTGAAGACCAGTGATGCTGAGAATGTTCCTGACAGGACCCCGCaggatgaagaaaacaaagttcCAGAAGAGAAGAGTGAACAAGAGGCTAAACGTCTTGAACTTCCAACAAATTTAAGCAGAGGGAATCCTTCAGAAGACAGTCACCGCGCAGAAGGCGTCTTTGCAAATAAGCAGCCGCTCAACCCTTTTGAGGAAGAACGGAAACCTGAAAAAGCTACTGCACCGGCGAAGACCAAAGCTGTCAAGCCCAG ACTCCATCCTGTGAAGCCAATGAATGCCACAGCAAACAAGTCTCAAAGTAAAAACCTGAATGTCATCAGCACTATGAATGAAAAGCTGCTCGAGATGAATGTGAAG AAATATGATCCTTCAGATCCTGCGTATGCTTATGCTCAGCTAACACATGATGAGCTGATCCAGCTGGTCTTGAAACAGAAGGATACAATTACCAAGAAAGATGTCCAGGTGCGTGAGCTTGAAGACTACATCGATAACTTGCTTGTCAGAGTCATGGAAGAAACCCCAAACATTCTTCGTGTTTCAGCGTCTGGAAACAAAAAAGCTGGAAAGATGTAA
- the BRF2 gene encoding transcription factor IIIB 50 kDa subunit has product MAARGCCPSCGSAALVEDAHYAQQQLVCAACGCVLVEGLLTTTYTEEEHLREVTYSQSTGQKEQLSRCLQRGIRRVRDLCKVLQLPTVFEETAVSYFQRALQHTSFHLVSLEKKELLGGCCVFVTCRQHNWPLTMGTICSLLYAKQELFASVYLSLQKELGLSVPALSLADLVKTHLNSFRLFQHAADIPAPFVEDKEKMVARTMQIVELASETWLVTGRHPVPIVTAAAFLSWQSLQPAARLTCTFARFCKLAGVDLPPPAHLRLKELLEILLRMASKLAWLKVFNMDKKTVVKHIGDLLQHRIFLLKNAFCLEDEEEQCAAALSKGSPGSPPAAGGAAQEKGCPLEGKRQREGSPRPLLPPCLINPRKRLRTAALSASDSAITGDEPISDSEIEQYLRGPEEIRAFRKAKAWQ; this is encoded by the exons ATGGCGGCCCGGGGATGTTGCCCCAGCTGCGGTTCGGCGGCGTTGGTGGAGGACGCGCACTACGcgcagcagcagctggtttGCGCCGCCTGCGGCTGCGTCCTCGTCGAGGGGCTCCTCACCACCACCTACACGGAGGAGGAGCACCTGCGAG AGGTGACGTATTCCCAGAGCACTGGCCAGAAAGAGCAGCTGAGCCGCTGCCTGCAGCGAG ggATCAGGCGGGTCCGGGATCTCTGTAAAGTCCTCCAGCTCCCGACAGTGTTTGAGGAGACGGCGGTGTCGTACTTCCAGAGAGCTCTCCAGCACACCTCCTTCCACCTGGTCAGTCTGGAGAagaaggagctgctggggggctgctgcgTCTTCGTGACTTGCCGACAGCACAACTGGCCCCTGACAATGGGGACGATCTGCTCCCTCCTTTACGCAAAGCAGGAGCTCTTTGCCAGCGTCTACCTGAGCCTTCAGAAAGAGCTCGGGCTCTCTGTGCCAGCCCTGAGCCTGGCGGATCTGGTGAAGACGCACCTGAACAG TTTTCGGCTGTTCCAGCATGCGGCCGACATCCCTGCCCCATTTGTGGAGGACAAGGAGAAGATGGTCGCCCGAACGATGCAGATCGTGGAGCTAGCCAGTGAGACTTGGCTAGTCACCGGCCGTCACCCTGTTCCCATCGTCACAGCTGCAGCCTTCCTGTCGTGGCAGTCGCTGCAGCCTGCTGCCCGCCTCACCTGCACTTTTGCACGTTTCTGCAAGCTGGCGGGTGTTGATCTGCCACCGCCGGCGCACCTGAGGCTGAAGGAGCTTCTCGAGATCCTCCTGAGAATGGCCTCCAAGCTTGCTTGGCTCAAGGTGTTTAACATGGACAAGAAAACAGTGGTCAAGCACATCGGGGACCTGCTGCAACACAGaattttcctgctgaaaaatGCCTTCTGTctggaggatgaggaggagcagTGTGCTGCGGCCCTGAGCAAGGGCTCCCCCGGCTCTCCTCCGGCAGCAGGAGGGGCAGCGCAGGAGAAGGGCTGTCCCTTGGAAGGGAAACGCCAGCGTGAGGGCAGCCCGAGGCCCTTGCTGCCGCCCTGCCTTATCAATCCGAGGAAGAGACTGCGGACGGCAGCCCTGAGTGCTTCGGACTCTGCCATCACTGGCGATGAGCCCATCTCTGACAGTGAAATTGAGCAGTACCTGCGAGGCCCGGAGGAGATCCGAGCCTTCAGGAAGGCCAAGGCCTGGCAGTGA
- the RAB11FIP1 gene encoding rab11 family-interacting protein 1 isoform X1, with protein MSGPGLAPAWVPTHVQVTVLRARGLRAKAAAGGGGSDAYTVMAVGRDKFSTSVAERCQGEPLWREEATFELPPPPRPAALRLTVLHRALVGLDKFLGRAEVDLAALRADGGRRHTRWYKLRSKPGKKEKERGEIEVDIQFMRSNMTASMFDLSMKDKSRSPFGKLKDKLKGKRSSGLSDTASAIIPSTTHSPVDSEDESVEKEKKKSKFKTLFSKPGLQKTSLSQSMSVLPTQQPVTERVRLRPSDFQSQWDDEESETSPTSEKAFGNAVEEKSSPSPVFKSRKTATLDSRQLNQVTTNHTKKEGLSLFSGLKSKTDPISKSSLCINGSHVYMEESVKKDNTPASSPSPHNFRRKQLFASEENLSSGSTKGPEEMGRTSPSHAFSGSASLETFKSMTLPSYKLLSSEEYLETSVPPSVEVIKETKKPDHKKSALLSLVTGKKEAVKTSDAENVPDRTPQDEENKVPEEKSEQEAKRLELPTNLSRGNPSEDSHRAEGVFANKQPLNPFEEERKPEKATAPAKTKAVKPRLGVSSEEETKATLPTLAPDSLPAFLSVHRISSDNNPFISKMGQNVQVPDSENITSSPASLISPPPFAAELLNGKNPFTPERGRASTALDPKGTARFPSSHHLAASVPKMPLPGQVSGSGNNPFASEWGQSSWGHGPESSDTRASWGLSHPPASSLPSDCHFNDNNPFASKLGWEADAPGFKAVASSSPFCLPCDEDCSSAEHPAELKHSGCDASGSSSDVALTSNVKAISNPLGTLSDNPGVAPKKQCDSPQLQVETSLKRSRLDHRKSVSFLLDGSEGLTSGDEDLGGQEYEKQHSDFGEMLLMGSDATGEHAGFTRELEAGCCPSSKLSSDSIGPIRKSESAVPGGAELGGVNTEPCAKDDKGFASLSKHSTSLLPGIGAEQPPSPESELEEKQEVFGEKRWEECVPTLEPQATPLDKNDSFSQVGPAKPTLGACTQSPQEANVGRAGSEGLVTPKPAPRPSLTLKKCPLVSQADELSGDVPSSGNSVKSAPGLPLPNEKASDACGCLPQSGSLETITLPVMLRDDSNNRHLKNEGDDDLFDCLTNLKSAIPVTGDRGLKLAALPVIPEGGSDDELLGDCQENRGVTAGDKNVSQTGKQSLDSMPLHEELKEHSDSSAAAQVTPAALGGGGGSAPGTCKPSKSPMLPARVDVHSVNNQVADSGLGTMSHSRECNSNFEKQELKISAGVEERAECDFFEPSVSSSSLSSPSQPYSSSHSLLSDAPSRRAESPKKPTAEGFADKAGNSGKKKLLQAWVSPSETYPNQTQQSGETVSPKHRLHPVKPMNATANKSQSKNLNVISTMNEKLLEMNVKKYDPSDPAYAYAQLTHDELIQLVLKQKDTITKKDVQVRELEDYIDNLLVRVMEETPNILRVSASGNKKAGKM; from the exons ATGTCGGGCCCGGGCCTGGCGCCGGCCTGGGTGCCCACCCACGTGCAGGTGACGGTGCTGCGGGCGCGGGGTCTGCGGGCcaaggcggcggcgggcggcggcggcagcgacGCCTACACCGTGATGGCGGTGGGCCGCGACAAGTTCTCCACCTCGGTGGCGGAGCGGTGCCAGGGGGAGCCGCTCTGGCGGGAGGAGGCCACCTTCgagctgccgccgccgccgcggcccgccGCCCTCCGCCTCACCGTCCTGCACCGCGCCCTCGTCGGCCTCGACAAGTTCCTGGGACGCGCCGAGGTGGACCTGGCGGCGCTGCGGGCCGACGGCGGGCGGCGGCACACCag GTGGTACAAGCTTCGCTCCAAAccagggaaaaaggaaaaggagagaggtgaGATTGAAGTGGATATCCAGTTTATGAGGAGCAACATGACAGCCAGTATGTTTGATCTGTCCATGAAAGACAAGTCTCGCTCTCCCTTTGGCAAGCTCAAAGACAAGctcaaggggaagaggagcagcGGCCTTTCTGACACGGCATCGGCAATCATTCCCAGCACGACTCACTCCCCCGTTGACAGTGAAGATGAGTCCgttgagaaggaaaagaagaaatcaaagttCAAAACCCTGTTTTCCAAACCTGGCCTGCAGAAGACCTCCCTCTCCCAGTCCATGTCAGTCCTTCCGACACAGCAGCCCGTCACCGAGAGGGTTCGGCTTCGGCCCAGCGACTTCCAGTCGCAATGGGACGATGAGGAGTCTGAGACCTCTCCAACCTCAGAAA aagcCTTTGGAAATGCCGTGGAAGAGAAGTCCTCTCCTTCTCCTGTATTTAAATCTCGTAAAACAGCAACTTTGGACAGCAGGCAACTAAACCAAGTAACCACTAACCACACCAAGAAAGAAGGGCTCTCTTTATTCAGTGGCCTTAAATCCAAAACCGATCCCATTTCCAAGTCTAGTCTGTGTATCAATGGCAGTCATGTTTATATGGAAGAGAGCGTAAAGAAGGACAACACTCCagcctcttccccctctcctcacAACTTCAGGAGAAAGCAGCTCTTTGCTTCAGAAGAGAACCTGTCTTCTGGATCTACTAAAGGACCTGAAGAGATGGGAAGAACATCTCCTAGTCATGCTTTCTCTGGGTCTGCATCTCTGGAGACCTTTAAATCTATGACTTTGCCATCATACAAATTGCTTAGCAGTGAAGAATACCTGGAAACCAGTGTTCCTCCGAGTGTCGAGGTTATTAAAGAGACCAAAAAACCAGACCACAAAAAGTCTGCCTTGCTGTCTCTGGTCactgggaagaaggaagcagTGAAGACCAGTGATGCTGAGAATGTTCCTGACAGGACCCCGCaggatgaagaaaacaaagttcCAGAAGAGAAGAGTGAACAAGAGGCTAAACGTCTTGAACTTCCAACAAATTTAAGCAGAGGGAATCCTTCAGAAGACAGTCACCGCGCAGAAGGCGTCTTTGCAAATAAGCAGCCGCTCAACCCTTTTGAGGAAGAACGGAAACCTGAAAAAGCTACTGCACCGGCGAAGACCAAAGCTGTCAAGCCCAG ACTGGGCGTGTCTTCAGAGGAGGAAACCAAAGCCACGCTTCCTACTCTTGCACCTGATtcccttcctgcttttctttctgtacacCGTATCAGTAGTGACAATAatccttttatttctaaaatgggACAAAATGTCCAAGTGCCAGACTCTGAAAACATTACTAGTTCTCCTGCATCTCttatttctcctcctccttttgctgCAGAGCTTTTGAATGGCAAGAACCCCTTTACTCCCGAGCGGGGCAGGGCATCCACAGCCCTGGATCCCAAAGGCACTGCCCGTTTCCCTTCGTCCCATCATCTTGCAGCCTCTGTTCCCAAAATGCCTCTTCCTGGGCAGGTCTCTGGTAGCGGTAATAATCCTTTTGCTTCTGAATGGGGGCAGAGCTCATGGGGCCACGGTCCTGAAAGCTCTGATACGCGGGCTTCCTGGGGTCTCTCTCACCCACCTGcatcttctctcccctctgaTTGTCATTTTAATGACAATAATCCCTTTGCATCCAAGCTTGGGTGGGAAGCAGATGCACCAGGTttcaaagctgttgctagttCTTCCCCTTTCTGCCTTCCATGTGATGAAGACTGTTCCTCAGCAGAACACCCTGCTGAGCTGAAACACTCTGGTTGCGATGCTTCAGGGAGCTCTTCAGATGTGGCTTTAACTAGTAATGTTAAAGCTATATCAAACCCCCTCGGCACTCTTTCTGACAACCCTGGTGTGGCTCCAAAGAAGCAGTGTGATTCTCCCCAGCTTCAGGTTGAGACTTCTTTGAAAAGAAGTAGGCTAGACCACAGGAAATCGGTGTCCTTTCTCCTTGATGGATCGGAGGGTCTTACTTCAGGTGATGAGGATTTGGGTGGGCAGGAATATGAAAAGCAGCACTCTGATTTTGGTGAAATGTTACTTATGGGTTCAGATGCAACAGGAGAGCATGCAGGGTTTACTCGTGAACTGGAAGCAGGGTGCTGCCCATCGTCAAAACTCTCTAGTGACAGCATAGGTCCCATCCGAAAGAGCGAGTCTGCTGTTCCGGGTGGTGCGGAACTAGGCGGTGTAAATACTGAACCCTGCGCAAAGGATGACAAAGGCTTTGCATCTCTCTCAAAACATAGTACTAGCCTCTTGCCAGGGATCGGTGCTGAACAGCCACCTTCCCCTGAGAGTGAGCTGGAAGAGAAGCAAGAGGTCTTTGGTGAAAAGAGATGGGAAGAATGTGTACCCACATTAGAGCCCCAAGCAACTCCACTTGATAAAAATGACTCATTTTCTCAAGTAGGACCTGCCAAACCAACCTTGGGAGCTTGCACGCAGTCCCCTCAGGAAGCCAATGTAGGGAGGGCTGGCAGTGAGGGGTTAGTCACTCCAAAGCCAGCACCACGGCCGTCTTTAACACTGAAAAAGTGCCCACTGGTTTCTCAGGCTGATGAGTTAAGTGGTGATGTGCCTTCTTCAGGCAATAGTGTAAAATCTGCACCTGGGCTCCCATTACCTAATGAGAAAGCCTCAGATGCTTGTGGGTGCCTCCCCCAAAGTGGCTCATTAGAGACTATCACTCTACCAGTGATGCTCAGAGATGACAGCAATaataggcatttaaaaaatgaaggtgATGACGATTTATTTGACTGTCTTACAAATCTAAAGTCTGCCATTCCTGTCACCGGAGACCGTGGTTTGAAACTGGCCGCTCTTCCAGTTATTCCGGAGGGAGGTTCCGATGATGAGCTGCTGGGTGACTGTCAGGAGAACCGTGGTGTCACTGCAGGtgataaaaatgtttcacagaCTGGAAAGCAGTCCCTAGATTCGATGCCTTTGCATGAAGAACTGAAAGAGCACTCCGatagctctgctgcagcccaaGTAACCCCGGCTGctctgggaggaggaggaggaagtgcTCCTGGTACTTGTAAGCCAAGCAAATCGCCCATGCTGCCTGCCAGAGTAGATGTTCACAGTGTCAATAACCAGGTAGCTGACTCAGGCTTAGGTACGATGTCTCATTCCAGGGAGTGTAATAGTAATTTTGAGAAACAAGAGCTGAAAATAAGTGCAGGTGTTGAGGAGCGTGCAGAGTGTGACTTCTTTGAgccttctgtttcctcttcctccctgtcaAGTCCTTCCCAGCCCTACTCTTCCTCTCATTCCCTTCTCTCTGATGCCCCAAGTCGTAGAGCAGAGTCTCCGAAAAAGCCAACAGCCGAGGGCTTCGCAGATAAAGCAGGAAATTCTGGCAAGAAGAAGCTTCTTCAGGCATGGGTTTCACCCTCTGAAACATATCCTAACCAAACTCAGCAGAGTGGTGAAACCGTGTCTCCTAAGCACAG ACTCCATCCTGTGAAGCCAATGAATGCCACAGCAAACAAGTCTCAAAGTAAAAACCTGAATGTCATCAGCACTATGAATGAAAAGCTGCTCGAGATGAATGTGAAG AAATATGATCCTTCAGATCCTGCGTATGCTTATGCTCAGCTAACACATGATGAGCTGATCCAGCTGGTCTTGAAACAGAAGGATACAATTACCAAGAAAGATGTCCAGGTGCGTGAGCTTGAAGACTACATCGATAACTTGCTTGTCAGAGTCATGGAAGAAACCCCAAACATTCTTCGTGTTTCAGCGTCTGGAAACAAAAAAGCTGGAAAGATGTAA